ACATAAAACTGAAAAAATTCTGATAAACCCATATCATCCTCCTTTCTTTTCATACCACTTTGTAATATCGTATATTTTGTGATACAATCCCTTTAATGATGGATAAACATTTTTATACACTTCATTAAACAATCTATTGTATATTTCTACATTCTTTGGAATAGGAATGAATTTCTCTTCAGGTCTAACCATATTTGCTACCGCTGTTTCAAAACTTTCATATATACCCAGAGCAATAGATGCATCTATTGCAGCACCAAGAGCAGAAAGGTGTGGTGTATGTATTCTCATTGTGGGAAGATTAAACACATCAGCAGTAATTTGCATAATCTCATCACTTTCGGATCCTCCTCCTCCAACACGCAATTCTTCAACTTTTGTACCTGAATATTTTTGCATAATTTCCATAAGCCGTTTTACCTCATAAGCAATCCCTTCGATGATAGCCCTGTAGACATGTACTCTCGTATGGTTGCCAGAAAATCCTATAATTGCACCTTTTGAGTGCGGATCGAATGCAAATGGTGACCAATAGGGTTGCAGAATTAATCCATCTGAACCAGGAGGAATTTCACTCATTTCTTTATCAAGTAAATTCTCAGGCGAAATGCCCATTTTTTCTGTCTGTTCTTCTTCATGTTTTGCAAATTCTTTTCTAAACCAGGATACCATCCAGTACCCTCTCCCTACAAATCCTTCAAGAGCCCATTTGTCAGGCACAGCACTACCCCATGTAAAAAAATCCATCCTGGGATGTGTCACATATTTTTTACTAAACATCTCAATCACTGCTGCTGTGCCATAACTTACCTCTGCAATATCACAACCTATACCACCTGCCCCAAGCAGCTCTGATTGCTTGTCCCCCGCACCAATAATGATAGGAAGCCCTTCCTTCACTCCAAAATCTTTTGCCCCTGTTTTTGATACGTGTCCTGCAATATCTGTAGGAGAGACAAGATCTGGAAGTTTTTTCCTTTCTACTCCAAATACTTTATAAACAAGCGGATTTTTGTGCCAGGCAAGCTGCTTTAAATCAATTGGAAAAAGTCCTACAATCATTGAAGAACAATCTTTAAATTCCCCTGTAAGAGCATAGAATATGTGCGATGAAACGGTAAGAAACTTATAAGTTTTTCTATAATTTTCTGGCTCGTGCTTGCGAAGCCAGTTGAACTTTGATCGTCTTTGGTATTTTTTAAGTGTCTCCTCCATACCTCCTATCTTTATAAATAATCTTCCTATTCCACCCGGAAGGGACAAACCATCCGTCTTTCTTTCATCAAGCCAGGTAATCGCAGGACGAATTACTTTACCATTTCTATCCACAGGGATAATAGTGCTTCTATGAGTTGTGATAGAAATAGCAACAAAATCATCTTCTAACACACCAGAATCTTTTACTGCTTTTTTTGTCACTTTTTTTACGATTGATAAATATTGTTCGGCGTCTTGCTCGGCAAAATCAGGCTGTACAGAAAAATATGGCGTTACGGAGTGCATTCCTTTAGATATTTCATTTCCCTTTTCATCAAATACAAATGCCTTGATATTTTGAGTCCCTCCGTCAACCACAATAAAATATTTCATTTCTCCCCCTTTTTTGTTTTTCCATCCAGAATAAATGATTTTTCTCCGTTTTTTGTAATACGTTCCTTCTTTAATTTTTTTTCTTGCTCTATTATATCCATCACCCTTGGCAAACAAAAGCCACCCTGACATCTTCCCATACCTGCCCGCGTCCTTCTTTTTATCGCATCAACACTTTCTACCGGAATACTATTATGCAATACATTAACAATTTCTTTTTCACTTACATGCTCGCACCTGCAAATAATATGGCCATGCAAAGAATCCTCTTTTACGCGTTTGATAATCTCGCTTTCGTCCGTTTCGGAAAATGGTTTAAATCTTTTCCTTACAGGATTAAACTCATTTTTTACATCAGGATTCAATTCATCCCTCACAATTTCATACACCCTCTCGGCTATAGCAGGCGCAGAGGCGAGACCCGGAGATTGTATACCAGCTACATGAATCAAACCTTTTATTTTTTGTGATGGCTCGATAATAAAATCTTCCTTAAACGTCGCAGCCCTCGCTCCTGCAAAATATGTAATAATTTTATCCTTGCTTGCCTTAGGATATTCTGGTTTAAGACGCGAAAGAATAGGCACAAATTTTTCAAAAAGTCCGTTTATGTCTCCCAAAGTTGTTGCAGTATCCTCCCTATCTTCTACTTCGCAGGCAGTAGGACCAAGTTGGAGATTACCGTCAATTGTAGGAATAAAACCACCACCTTTTGAGCGCGGGTTTCTATTTTTTCTCATGCTAAAGCTACCCAGTACCGTCTTCATGGGTTGGTAAGTTTTATCAAAAATAATCGTTGCTCCCATTCTGGGATGGATTGTAAAAAACCTATCTCCTGCAAATTCAGCAATCTTATCAGCGTATAAACCAGCAGCATTAATTAAGCAATGCGTTTTGATGGTACCCTGCGTCGTTTCCACTGCTTTAACAAAGCTATTCTCAGTACATACCCCGATAACAGAAGTTTCAAGGAATAATTTTACCCCATTACTTATAGCATTTTCCATATAAGCAATAGTCAATTCAAATGGGGATATAATACCTGTATTCCATACAAGCAGGCCCTTTTTTATATGCTGTGCAAGTCCGGGCTCTACTTTATCTAATTCTTCCCTATTTAAAATCTTTGA
The Caldisericota bacterium DNA segment above includes these coding regions:
- a CDS encoding FGGY-family carbohydrate kinase, yielding MKYFIVVDGGTQNIKAFVFDEKGNEISKGMHSVTPYFSVQPDFAEQDAEQYLSIVKKVTKKAVKDSGVLEDDFVAISITTHRSTIIPVDRNGKVIRPAITWLDERKTDGLSLPGGIGRLFIKIGGMEETLKKYQRRSKFNWLRKHEPENYRKTYKFLTVSSHIFYALTGEFKDCSSMIVGLFPIDLKQLAWHKNPLVYKVFGVERKKLPDLVSPTDIAGHVSKTGAKDFGVKEGLPIIIGAGDKQSELLGAGGIGCDIAEVSYGTAAVIEMFSKKYVTHPRMDFFTWGSAVPDKWALEGFVGRGYWMVSWFRKEFAKHEEEQTEKMGISPENLLDKEMSEIPPGSDGLILQPYWSPFAFDPHSKGAIIGFSGNHTRVHVYRAIIEGIAYEVKRLMEIMQKYSGTKVEELRVGGGGSESDEIMQITADVFNLPTMRIHTPHLSALGAAIDASIALGIYESFETAVANMVRPEEKFIPIPKNVEIYNRLFNEVYKNVYPSLKGLYHKIYDITKWYEKKGG
- a CDS encoding NAD(P)/FAD-dependent oxidoreductase; translation: MNNKLSKEINYRIFKENKEKVEVRIIDNAVYLNGNVSSYDKSLKAGFIAASFNQFRGVVSNLHYPLEKKIIFSEKVSDKLNGIEFDVVIVGAGVIGAAIARELSKFNLSIAVLERHSDIGVDQTAHNNGMIHPAFLTKRGTLRWEMNYKGNAMFDKVAVELDIPFKRIGTLIVGENLKEELMLFALHSLVKWHRDPPSKILNREELDKVEPGLAQHIKKGLLVWNTGIISPFELTIAYMENAISNGVKLFLETSVIGVCTENSFVKAVETTQGTIKTHCLINAAGLYADKIAEFAGDRFFTIHPRMGATIIFDKTYQPMKTVLGSFSMRKNRNPRSKGGGFIPTIDGNLQLGPTACEVEDREDTATTLGDINGLFEKFVPILSRLKPEYPKASKDKIITYFAGARAATFKEDFIIEPSQKIKGLIHVAGIQSPGLASAPAIAERVYEIVRDELNPDVKNEFNPVRKRFKPFSETDESEIIKRVKEDSLHGHIICRCEHVSEKEIVNVLHNSIPVESVDAIKRRTRAGMGRCQGGFCLPRVMDIIEQEKKLKKERITKNGEKSFILDGKTKKGEK